TCGCGCTTGAATACCTTGTAATCCCGCCGCCCTCTGGCGAAGTGGAAAATAAACAGCATATTGAGGGCGAAGGTTGTTGTCCGGATCCCGCCGCCTACCGAGTTGGGAGATCCTCCGATAAACATATAGACGCACATCAGCAGAAGGGTCGGCAGCGTCAGATGGGTAATGTCCATCGTCGTAAGGCCGGCGCTCCGCGTCGTTGCCGCCTGGAAGAAGGCGTAGAAGAAGCTTTCGTGCCAAGTTAACCCTTTGAAGTAATGCTGCGACTCGAACAGCAGGATACAGATCGTGCCAATCCCAAGCAAAGCGAAATAGGTAAAAGTGGTAAGCTTCGTAAATAACGAGAAGCGGAAAGGATGATTCAGATCCAGCTTATTTCGGGAGAGGAATGCTTTTAGCTCAATTAATACCGGGAAACCGATCGCGCCGAAAATAATAAGCAGAATCGTCACCAGCTGGACGAAATAGTCGTCCTTGAACGGAATTAGCGATTGGCCGGTAATATCCATTCCGGCATTTGTTGTTGCGCTGACGGATGCGAACAGCCCTTGCAGGAAGGCTTCCTGCCAGGTAGGGAAGTACCGGAGGAAGCGTAACCCAAAGATGACTGCGCCAAGCAGCTCGGTCAGAAGGGTAATCCTCAATATTTCTTTTACGAGCTGGACCAGGCCGGATAAAGCGAACTGATTGTTGTCGACCATAATCAGCCTGCGCTCGCGCAGACCGATTTTGCGCCCGATCAAGAGCCAGAAGAACGTGCTCATCGCCATAATGCCGATCCCCCCGAATTGAAGGACGAGCATAATAACGAAATAGCCAAACACGCTGTAGGTTTCCGCCACGTTAAATACGCTCAGACCGGTATCGCTTACGACGCTGACGGCCGTAAAGACGGTATCGAAGAAAGAGACCTCGATTCCGGGCCTCCGCACGGCGGGAATGCTGAATAGAAGAATGGATATAAGCACAGCCAGAATATAGTAGCCGGTAATGACTTGGGCAGGCGAACGCCGGCTCACCCATTCCCGAGATGTTTTAAACATAGAATCCTCCCGTTGTCCCTAAGGCATAGCCATAATATGGTTGGATTCGCATGCAAATATGCGGGCCTTCGCTTTTACAATTTCTTTATCAAATTTTAAAATTGCCATTATAAAGTCCCCCTACAATAAGGGCAAGAATACAACCTATATACAACCGGAACACAATGATAACACAACGAAAACACAACCAAATTGTAGGGGGAAAATGAAAATGAAAGTATCCAAAGTTTACGCAGCAACCGTACTCGCCGCATCTCTCGCGCTTGGCGCGGTAGCTGCACCGGCAGCAAGCTTCGCGGCACCGGCGGCGGTATCGCAGAAAAAAGTGCAAGGCGTATTCACGCAAGCTAGCGTTGAACGCACGTCTGACGGCAAGCTGAAAATTCACTGGAACTCCAATGCAGACCTTGGCGCAGCAAAAATCCTCTGGAGCACTTCGCCGGACAACATCGCCACAAACGGCAAGCAGCTGAAGCGCATTAATGCGAGCTACAACGGTTACGTAACTACGGATCCGAAGCCGGGCTCCCGCTTGTACTTCTACATTAAGACAAGCAGCGGCGCGACCGTTACGGTTGCGGAACGCAAAGTAAACC
This region of Paenibacillus sp. JDR-2 genomic DNA includes:
- a CDS encoding TrkH family potassium uptake protein — encoded protein: MFKTSREWVSRRSPAQVITGYYILAVLISILLFSIPAVRRPGIEVSFFDTVFTAVSVVSDTGLSVFNVAETYSVFGYFVIMLVLQFGGIGIMAMSTFFWLLIGRKIGLRERRLIMVDNNQFALSGLVQLVKEILRITLLTELLGAVIFGLRFLRYFPTWQEAFLQGLFASVSATTNAGMDITGQSLIPFKDDYFVQLVTILLIIFGAIGFPVLIELKAFLSRNKLDLNHPFRFSLFTKLTTFTYFALLGIGTICILLFESQHYFKGLTWHESFFYAFFQAATTRSAGLTTMDITHLTLPTLLLMCVYMFIGGSPNSVGGGIRTTTFALNMLFIFHFARGRRDYKVFKRELHIDDILKSLAISMMAIVMCSLSVVAISFSDKQHQLVAIILEVCSAFGTVGLSTGITPDLSIFAKCILMLLMFIGRIGLTSFLYIIGGQQTTSKYRYPVERVMTG